Proteins from a genomic interval of Rhodococcus rhodochrous:
- a CDS encoding LLM class flavin-dependent oxidoreductase: protein MNDENCTFGLWYDFRNPERWPRTFTDFYAQTLEQITWAEARGIESVWLTEHHFMADGYTPSPFVLAAAIGARTRSLRIGTNLIVSPLHNPIRLAEDAATLSLLTAGRFDLGVGQGYWKPEFAAFGQNLRNRPSLLEEGLDLIRRAWSGECGEFHGKRYDFPALPVTPRPESTPQLLVGAMAEPAIERAARIADGYLSTQNAHHEMYLDALDRVGRSREDGRIYAGQWAVIADDPEREWARIGEHALYQINGYIEMGAFGPPDAVPTFTTPQDLLDAGSFTLWDADIAVSELTTMLVARPQIKDVHFWAQLPGESVDSGSARIELLTSKVIPQVRAAVAAARQEVSA, encoded by the coding sequence GTGAACGATGAGAACTGCACGTTCGGCCTGTGGTACGACTTCCGCAACCCGGAACGGTGGCCGCGGACGTTCACCGACTTCTATGCCCAGACCCTCGAACAAATCACCTGGGCCGAGGCCCGGGGCATCGAATCGGTCTGGTTGACGGAGCACCACTTCATGGCCGACGGCTACACCCCGTCGCCGTTCGTGCTCGCCGCAGCAATCGGAGCACGCACCCGTTCGCTGCGCATCGGCACGAATCTCATCGTCTCGCCGCTACACAATCCCATCCGCCTCGCGGAGGACGCCGCGACCCTCTCGCTGCTCACCGCGGGTCGCTTCGATCTGGGGGTCGGGCAGGGCTACTGGAAGCCGGAATTCGCCGCCTTCGGGCAGAACTTGCGCAACCGCCCGAGTCTGCTCGAGGAGGGTCTCGATCTCATCCGTCGCGCCTGGTCGGGTGAGTGCGGCGAATTCCATGGCAAGCGCTACGACTTCCCCGCCCTGCCCGTCACCCCGCGACCCGAATCCACCCCGCAACTGCTCGTCGGAGCAATGGCCGAACCGGCGATCGAACGGGCCGCTCGGATTGCCGACGGTTATCTCAGCACCCAGAACGCCCACCATGAGATGTATCTGGACGCCCTCGATCGTGTCGGTCGTTCACGCGAGGACGGCCGGATCTATGCCGGCCAATGGGCGGTGATCGCCGACGATCCCGAACGCGAATGGGCACGCATCGGCGAGCACGCGCTGTACCAGATCAACGGGTACATCGAGATGGGCGCGTTCGGTCCGCCGGACGCCGTCCCGACTTTCACGACTCCCCAGGACCTGCTCGACGCGGGCTCGTTCACCCTGTGGGACGCCGACATCGCGGTCTCCGAACTGACCACGATGCTCGTGGCACGCCCGCAGATCAAGGACGTTCATTTCTGGGCGCAACTGCCGGGCGAATCCGTCGACAGCGGCTCGGCACGTATCGAACTGCTCACCTCCAAGGTGATCCCACAGGTACGCGCGGCGGTCGCCGCCGCCCGACAGGAGGTATCCGCATGA
- a CDS encoding SDR family NAD(P)-dependent oxidoreductase, whose translation MSLNGKIAIVTGAAQGIGEATAKRLAGEGATVVVADIQDSTRTLDTILKLGGKAEAHHLDVRLKDNWANVVREVVERHGRVDLLANVAGVVNMLSEDSVVGLTEEAWDHVVGTDLKGVWLGMQAVIPHMIERGGGRIVNIASMAALRGLPNLASYSAAKGGVVSLTKQAAFEYGEKNILINAICPGTIDTPILADITDEMRQANANAHIVRRLGEPTEIASMVAYLMREGSFLTGEIYPVDGGWAAKGNF comes from the coding sequence ATGTCGTTGAACGGAAAGATCGCAATCGTCACGGGCGCCGCACAGGGTATCGGTGAGGCCACCGCCAAGCGTCTCGCCGGCGAAGGCGCCACCGTCGTCGTAGCAGACATCCAGGATTCGACCCGCACCCTCGACACGATCCTGAAACTCGGCGGTAAGGCCGAAGCCCACCATCTCGACGTGCGGCTCAAGGACAACTGGGCGAACGTCGTCCGCGAGGTCGTCGAGCGCCACGGCCGCGTCGACCTGCTCGCCAACGTCGCGGGCGTGGTCAACATGCTCAGCGAGGACAGCGTCGTCGGACTCACCGAAGAGGCGTGGGACCACGTCGTCGGCACCGATCTCAAGGGCGTGTGGCTCGGCATGCAGGCCGTAATTCCCCACATGATCGAACGCGGCGGCGGACGGATCGTGAACATCGCGTCCATGGCCGCGCTCCGCGGACTGCCGAACCTGGCGTCCTATTCCGCCGCGAAGGGCGGGGTGGTCTCGCTGACCAAGCAGGCGGCCTTCGAGTACGGCGAGAAGAACATCCTCATCAACGCGATCTGCCCGGGCACGATCGACACCCCGATTCTCGCCGACATCACCGACGAGATGCGGCAGGCCAACGCAAACGCCCATATCGTGCGACGTCTCGGCGAACCCACGGAGATCGCATCGATGGTCGCGTATCTCATGCGTGAGGGCAGTTTCCTCACCGGCGAGATCTACCCCGTCGACGGCGGATGGGCGGCGAAGGGCAACTTCTGA